In one window of Photobacterium leiognathi DNA:
- a CDS encoding ABC-F family ATPase, translating to MISTANITMQFGDKPLFENISVKFGEGNRYGLIGANGCGKSTFMKILGGELEQSAGTVSTDPNERMAKLGQDQFAFEEYTVVDTVIMGHKELWKVKEERDRIYAMPEMSEEDGMRVADLEVEFAEMDGYSAEARAGELLLGLGIPEEQHFGLMSAVAPGLKVRVLLAQVLFADPDIMLLDEPTNNLDIHTIAWLEQVLLERNCTMIIISHDRHFLNSVCTHMADLDYGELRLFPGNYDEYMMAAEAARERLLADNAKKKAQMAELQTFVSRFSANASKAKQATSRQKQLDKIQLEEVKASSRQSPFIRFDQEKELFRNALEVEGLKQGYGENILINGVNLLVEVGERIAIIGENGIGKSTFLNTLAGAMEPMAGMVKWSENNNIGFYAQDHSADFEEDMTLLDWMGQWKKEGDDEQVVRGILGRMLFSQNDIKKSVKVISGGEQGRMLFGKLIMQRPNILLMDEPTNHMDMESIESLNLALENFKGTLMFVSHDRQFVSSIATRIIEITKDGVEDFRGTYDEYIAKKGLVG from the coding sequence TTGATTTCAACAGCTAACATCACAATGCAATTTGGCGACAAGCCATTGTTTGAAAACATCTCAGTTAAATTCGGTGAAGGTAACCGTTACGGTCTTATCGGCGCGAATGGCTGTGGTAAGTCGACATTCATGAAAATTCTGGGTGGCGAATTAGAACAGTCTGCAGGTACTGTTTCAACAGATCCTAACGAGCGCATGGCGAAACTAGGTCAGGATCAGTTCGCATTTGAAGAGTACACAGTTGTCGATACCGTTATTATGGGTCACAAAGAACTGTGGAAAGTAAAAGAAGAGCGTGACCGCATCTACGCTATGCCAGAAATGTCTGAAGAAGACGGCATGCGTGTTGCTGATCTAGAAGTAGAATTTGCAGAAATGGACGGCTACTCAGCAGAAGCACGTGCAGGTGAATTACTACTAGGTCTTGGTATTCCTGAAGAGCAACACTTCGGTCTAATGAGCGCTGTTGCACCGGGTCTTAAAGTACGTGTTCTTCTTGCACAGGTACTGTTCGCTGATCCAGACATCATGCTACTTGACGAACCGACGAACAACTTGGACATTCATACTATTGCATGGCTTGAGCAAGTTCTACTTGAGCGCAACTGTACAATGATCATCATCTCTCACGACCGCCACTTCCTAAACAGCGTATGTACTCACATGGCTGATTTAGACTACGGTGAGCTTCGTCTATTCCCAGGTAACTACGACGAATACATGATGGCGGCAGAAGCTGCGCGTGAGCGTCTACTTGCAGACAATGCGAAGAAGAAAGCACAAATGGCTGAACTACAAACGTTCGTAAGCCGCTTCTCTGCAAACGCATCAAAAGCAAAACAAGCGACGTCTCGTCAGAAGCAACTTGATAAGATCCAGCTAGAAGAAGTGAAAGCATCTAGCCGTCAATCTCCATTCATTCGTTTCGATCAGGAAAAAGAACTGTTCCGTAACGCACTTGAAGTGGAAGGTCTGAAACAAGGTTACGGTGAAAACATCCTAATCAACGGTGTTAACCTGCTTGTTGAAGTGGGTGAGCGCATTGCGATCATCGGTGAGAACGGTATCGGTAAATCAACATTCCTAAACACCCTTGCAGGTGCAATGGAGCCGATGGCGGGTATGGTTAAGTGGTCTGAAAACAATAACATTGGTTTCTACGCGCAGGATCACAGCGCTGATTTCGAAGAAGACATGACACTACTAGACTGGATGGGTCAGTGGAAAAAAGAAGGTGACGACGAGCAAGTAGTTCGCGGTATCTTAGGTCGTATGTTGTTCTCTCAAAACGACATTAAGAAGTCTGTAAAAGTGATTTCTGGTGGTGAGCAAGGTCGTATGCTGTTTGGTAAACTAATCATGCAACGTCCTAACATCCTACTAATGGATGAGCCAACTAACCACATGGATATGGAATCTATCGAATCACTTAACCTTGCACTAGAAAACTTCAAGGGTACATTGATGTTCGTATCTCACGACCGTCAGTTTGTATCTTCGATTGCAACACGTATTATCGAAATCACCAAAGACGGTGTTGAAGATTTCCGTGGTACTTACGACGAGTACATTGCGAAGAAAGGTCTAGTGGGCTAA
- a CDS encoding IS110 family transposase, whose product MSTIHILGIDLGKHCFHAVAHNYAGKEVLRKKYNRSQLLKFLANLETTTIAFEACGGAHWLARKCADFGHQVQLIPPQYVKPYVKGNKNDFIDAAAIAEAASRPSMRFVAVKSEEAQVIAVIHRIRDGFIKERTACMSRIGAILLEFGLSLPTGHAKMKMLFQWIADQKYQTLPQSLMYELSLIHAHYLYLNEQIKIQDTKLKQLAEQHELAKLLKTVPGIGDLTATLCVADVSAASNFSNGRNMAAWLGLVPRQYSTGGKTKLLGVSKRGNKHLRTLFIHGARAVLSRLETTGKVFGQWLVDLRASKPFNVVVVALANKLARIAWAVLYHRQAFKTASQS is encoded by the coding sequence ATGTCTACTATCCACATCTTAGGTATCGATTTAGGTAAACACTGCTTTCATGCTGTCGCACACAATTACGCAGGTAAAGAGGTGCTACGTAAGAAATATAATCGAAGCCAACTTCTAAAGTTTCTCGCAAATTTAGAAACCACCACTATCGCATTTGAAGCATGTGGTGGTGCACATTGGTTAGCCCGTAAATGTGCTGATTTTGGGCATCAAGTTCAACTCATTCCTCCTCAGTATGTAAAACCTTATGTGAAAGGCAATAAAAATGACTTCATTGATGCTGCAGCTATCGCTGAAGCAGCAAGTCGACCTTCCATGCGCTTTGTTGCTGTTAAATCAGAAGAAGCACAAGTCATTGCTGTCATTCATCGTATCCGTGATGGTTTTATTAAGGAGCGAACAGCCTGTATGTCTCGTATCGGAGCGATATTGTTAGAGTTTGGACTGAGCTTGCCTACAGGACATGCGAAAATGAAGATGCTTTTTCAGTGGATAGCAGACCAAAAATATCAAACTCTTCCACAAAGTCTTATGTACGAATTAAGCTTAATTCACGCACATTATTTGTATCTTAATGAGCAGATAAAAATACAAGATACGAAGTTGAAACAGCTAGCTGAGCAACATGAATTGGCTAAGTTATTAAAAACTGTGCCTGGCATCGGTGATTTAACAGCAACCCTGTGTGTGGCAGATGTTAGTGCCGCCAGTAACTTTTCAAATGGAAGGAATATGGCTGCTTGGTTAGGGTTAGTGCCTCGACAATACTCTACGGGAGGTAAAACAAAGTTACTTGGGGTGAGTAAACGAGGAAATAAACATCTCCGGACATTATTCATTCATGGCGCAAGAGCTGTATTATCAAGGTTAGAGACAACGGGTAAAGTCTTCGGACAATGGCTGGTAGATTTAAGAGCCAGTAAGCCATTCAATGTGGTTGTTGTCGCATTGGCTAACAAATTAGCAAGAATAGCTTGGGCGGTGTTATACCACCGCCAAGCGTTTAAGACTGCATCGCAGTCATAA
- a CDS encoding ABC transporter ATP-binding protein/permease: MSKNNNKRLSILLNLNTYIKPYKWRVIAALASLLTTASLTLSIGYGVRILIDQGFAQQSLADLGHAIQFIIGVTICIAVGTYFRFYLVSSVGERVSADIRLAVFNHVISLHPSYFETNSSGDIMSRLTTDTTLLQNIIGSSFSMYMRSALLCFGAIIMLFATNFKLTFIVLASVPFILIPILFFGRRVRALSRKSQDTMADIGSYAGEAIEHIKTVQSFSAEQYEKQAFADEVEKAYEVGRQRVKQRAILISGVIAIVFSAIAGMLYVGGSDVIKGEMSAGDLGAFVFYAIMAASSMANISEVLGELQRAAGATERLIEILQVKSDICSPDYHESIDCSHPSDIRFNNVSFHYPSRLNHPAINQLNLVAEQGKVLALVGPSGAGKTTLFELLQRFYDPQQGQVLVGNKDIRQFAPHELRQHMALVPQQPALFSNDVFHNIRYGNPDATDEAVIDAAKKAHAHEFIEKLPDGYHSFLGERGVRLSGGQKQRIAIARAILKNPKILLLDEATSALDSESEHCVQQALEELMKDRTTLIIAHRLSTIQHADKIVVLEDGELIDEGDHESLLKSCELYQRLVHLQFKQLE; encoded by the coding sequence ATGAGTAAGAATAACAACAAAAGGCTCAGTATCCTTTTAAATCTTAACACCTACATAAAACCTTATAAGTGGCGTGTCATTGCTGCTTTAGCTTCACTTCTCACCACAGCAAGTCTTACACTTTCAATTGGTTACGGGGTTCGGATTTTGATTGATCAGGGTTTTGCCCAACAATCACTGGCCGACCTTGGCCATGCCATTCAATTTATTATTGGCGTGACTATCTGTATTGCAGTTGGCACATATTTCCGTTTTTATCTCGTCTCTTCCGTTGGTGAGAGAGTGAGCGCAGATATCCGCCTTGCCGTATTTAACCATGTGATCTCACTACACCCTAGTTACTTTGAAACCAACAGTAGTGGCGATATTATGTCGCGACTAACGACTGATACCACTTTATTACAAAATATAATTGGCTCCTCATTTTCAATGTACATGCGCAGTGCATTATTATGTTTCGGCGCCATAATCATGTTATTTGCAACCAACTTCAAACTGACATTTATCGTTCTTGCTTCTGTTCCTTTTATATTGATACCTATTTTATTTTTCGGACGACGAGTACGCGCATTATCAAGAAAAAGCCAAGATACTATGGCTGATATTGGTAGCTATGCTGGAGAAGCCATTGAGCATATTAAAACAGTACAAAGCTTTAGTGCTGAGCAATATGAAAAGCAAGCTTTTGCGGATGAAGTAGAAAAAGCCTATGAGGTGGGCCGACAACGTGTAAAACAACGCGCTATTTTAATATCTGGTGTCATTGCCATCGTTTTTAGCGCAATTGCAGGCATGCTATATGTTGGTGGCAGTGATGTGATAAAGGGTGAAATGTCAGCTGGTGATTTAGGGGCTTTCGTTTTTTATGCCATTATGGCTGCATCTTCAATGGCAAATATCTCAGAAGTACTTGGTGAGTTACAAAGAGCAGCAGGCGCGACGGAAAGACTTATAGAAATCCTTCAAGTAAAAAGTGATATTTGTTCGCCAGATTATCACGAATCAATTGACTGTTCTCACCCATCAGACATTCGTTTTAACAATGTGAGCTTTCACTACCCTTCTCGCTTAAATCATCCCGCTATCAATCAATTAAACTTAGTTGCTGAACAAGGAAAAGTTTTAGCTCTTGTAGGACCGTCAGGTGCTGGTAAAACAACGCTTTTTGAATTACTTCAACGTTTTTACGATCCACAACAAGGCCAAGTTTTAGTTGGTAATAAAGATATTCGCCAATTTGCTCCACATGAACTTCGTCAACACATGGCACTCGTTCCGCAGCAACCTGCATTATTCAGTAATGATGTGTTCCATAACATTCGTTACGGCAACCCAGATGCAACAGATGAAGCAGTGATTGATGCCGCCAAAAAAGCCCATGCCCATGAGTTTATTGAAAAACTACCTGATGGTTATCATAGTTTCTTAGGCGAGCGAGGCGTGCGTTTATCTGGTGGTCAGAAACAAAGAATTGCGATTGCACGGGCTATCCTTAAAAACCCTAAAATTCTTTTACTTGATGAAGCAACCAGTGCGCTAGATAGTGAGAGCGAACACTGTGTACAGCAAGCACTTGAAGAACTGATGAAAGATCGCACTACATTAATCATTGCTCACCGACTATCAACAATACAGCACGCAGATAAAATCGTTGTATTAGAGGATGGAGAACTTATTGATGAAGGCGATCATGAATCATTACTTAAAAGCTGCGAACTTTACCAGCGCTTAGTTCATCTTCAGTTCAAGCAATTAGAATAA
- a CDS encoding phage integrase N-terminal SAM-like domain-containing protein has protein sequence MQGKRSATIDAYSRVLRRITHQLDKLPDTLTNDDLKRYFTERIKRHSWKYREN, from the coding sequence TTGCAAGGTAAACGTTCCGCTACGATTGATGCTTATAGTCGTGTACTACGTCGCATTACTCATCAACTGGATAAATTGCCTGACACCTTAACTAACGACGATCTGAAACGGTATTTTACAGAACGGATCAAAAGACATTCATGGAAATACCGTGAAAATTGA
- a CDS encoding LysR family transcriptional regulator, producing the protein MDTHKLIALMPDLATFIVIVDEGSYTAASRKLGVTPSALSKQIARLEKTLSVKLLERTTRKLVISESGNRIYKQCTQMIDAAKEAIEISSSEHTIPSGTVTIAAPKAFMSIVLQPLVKPFLTQYPEVNLKLKACDGDIDIIADGIDVVFRLTERPSEGLVLKKIGKANLTLCASPEYIAKRGMPTHPRELKQHDCLYLGETNTDHIWDFDKDGEQITVAVTGRYAVNHSQMRLKGVKDNLGIGLFPDFVIKHDLIAENVVQVLPDWTIRGNYHGDIALQYAQTKFMPARIRAVIDFFTLNLTL; encoded by the coding sequence ATGGATACACATAAGCTCATCGCACTAATGCCAGACTTGGCGACTTTTATCGTGATCGTCGATGAAGGTAGTTATACTGCGGCTTCGCGCAAATTAGGTGTCACCCCATCGGCACTCAGTAAGCAGATCGCAAGGCTAGAGAAAACACTCTCAGTTAAGCTGCTGGAACGTACCACGCGCAAATTAGTGATCAGTGAGTCAGGCAATCGTATCTATAAGCAATGCACCCAAATGATCGATGCCGCGAAAGAAGCGATAGAGATATCAAGTTCAGAACACACCATTCCATCCGGTACGGTGACCATTGCAGCACCAAAAGCCTTTATGAGTATCGTGCTTCAACCTTTGGTTAAACCTTTCTTAACACAATATCCAGAAGTGAATTTAAAACTAAAAGCGTGTGATGGAGATATCGACATCATAGCTGATGGTATTGATGTCGTGTTCCGTTTAACCGAACGCCCATCTGAAGGTTTAGTATTAAAGAAAATCGGTAAAGCTAATTTAACCTTGTGTGCCAGCCCTGAATATATCGCTAAGCGTGGTATGCCTACTCACCCTCGTGAATTAAAGCAACATGACTGTTTGTATTTAGGTGAAACCAATACGGATCATATTTGGGATTTTGATAAAGATGGAGAGCAAATCACCGTGGCTGTGACAGGTCGTTATGCTGTTAACCACTCGCAAATGCGTTTAAAAGGCGTGAAAGATAATTTAGGCATTGGGCTGTTTCCTGACTTTGTGATCAAACATGACTTGATTGCAGAAAATGTCGTGCAAGTTCTGCCAGATTGGACAATTCGCGGCAATTACCACGGAGATATAGCACTTCAATATGCGCAAACCAAATTTATGCCCGCTCGAATTCGTGCTGTGATCGACTTTTTTACCCTAAATTTGACACTTTAA
- a CDS encoding phosphatidylserine decarboxylase family protein yields MDMHSFGNWLPKSKAHVNAWIQHLKAHATQNPTDLVKPVQDFKDLVDNDETLKELAERMFSYAGNQKEFTPLGTPEVLSFDEFIVLLNAIMTQAPECTEYTDPQTGELNPCGLIGFPINALLDWPMATPACYTFFSNALVNQQIKKILTYWSTFLESQDSRYVLVTDDLNRTPKVLGWLNPTAQREMVGVACQATSDPALKALPFEHFFQCDPSDKYYGFKSWDDFFTREFVKGVRPIAEGDNIVANACESAPLQVVENVAESAEFWLKGQPYSLQNMMDFDPLAKQFVGGTVYQAFLSALSYHRWNSPVSGTVKKAYIVNGSYYLGNQYQGFGNPDGADDSAPNNSQPFLTAVATRAIIFIESDNPNIGLMCFIAVGMAEVSSCEITVKEGQHLNKGDELGMFHFGGSTHCLVFGPDVKLAFDFHNTEPGLDATNIPVCSRIATVLTND; encoded by the coding sequence ATGGATATGCATTCTTTCGGCAATTGGCTTCCAAAAAGCAAAGCACATGTAAATGCTTGGATTCAGCATTTGAAAGCACACGCCACTCAAAATCCAACTGATCTTGTTAAACCTGTACAAGATTTTAAAGATCTGGTTGATAACGATGAAACACTCAAAGAGCTTGCAGAGCGAATGTTTAGCTACGCTGGCAACCAAAAAGAGTTCACCCCATTAGGCACACCTGAAGTGCTATCGTTTGATGAATTTATTGTGCTGCTAAACGCGATCATGACTCAAGCACCTGAATGTACTGAGTACACTGATCCGCAAACCGGTGAACTTAACCCATGCGGTTTAATTGGTTTTCCGATTAATGCCCTACTCGATTGGCCAATGGCGACTCCTGCTTGTTATACCTTCTTTTCTAATGCGTTAGTTAACCAACAAATTAAGAAGATCCTCACTTACTGGTCAACATTCTTGGAAAGCCAAGATTCTCGTTATGTCCTAGTTACCGATGATTTAAACCGTACGCCTAAAGTATTGGGCTGGTTAAATCCTACTGCGCAACGTGAAATGGTGGGGGTCGCTTGCCAAGCAACCTCCGATCCTGCATTAAAAGCATTGCCGTTTGAGCACTTTTTCCAATGTGATCCTAGTGATAAGTATTATGGCTTTAAATCTTGGGATGACTTTTTCACTCGTGAATTCGTAAAAGGTGTTCGTCCCATTGCTGAAGGCGACAATATTGTTGCCAATGCGTGTGAATCTGCCCCACTTCAGGTGGTTGAAAATGTAGCAGAAAGCGCAGAATTCTGGCTGAAAGGTCAACCTTATTCACTACAAAATATGATGGACTTTGATCCACTCGCGAAGCAATTTGTTGGTGGTACAGTCTATCAAGCATTCTTAAGTGCATTGAGCTACCACCGCTGGAATAGCCCAGTTAGCGGTACAGTGAAAAAAGCCTACATTGTGAATGGCTCTTACTACTTGGGTAACCAGTACCAAGGCTTTGGTAATCCTGATGGTGCCGATGACAGTGCACCAAACAACTCACAGCCATTTTTAACTGCTGTGGCAACACGTGCGATTATCTTTATTGAATCTGATAATCCTAACATTGGTTTAATGTGCTTTATCGCTGTGGGTATGGCTGAAGTATCATCGTGCGAAATCACGGTCAAAGAAGGTCAACATCTCAATAAAGGTGATGAATTAGGTATGTTCCACTTTGGTGGTTCAACTCACTGTCTTGTATTTGGCCCTGATGTGAAATTGGCCTTTGATTTCCACAACACTGAACCTGGCTTAGATGCAACCAATATTCCGGTTTGTTCTCGTATAGCAACCGTATTAACTAACGATTAA
- a CDS encoding DUF1801 domain-containing protein gives MNKVVKDRFDEYPENARVRLAELRNLVFQIASELELGEVEETLKWGEPSYNVKTGSPLRMDWKLKSPNNYYLFFNCQTKLVDTFRELYGEELVFQGNRAIVLSLSEPIPERVIKSCLELALTYQQRKNLPLLGA, from the coding sequence ATGAACAAGGTAGTCAAAGATCGCTTCGATGAATACCCAGAAAATGCTCGTGTAAGGTTAGCAGAGCTACGAAATCTAGTCTTTCAAATAGCATCTGAGTTGGAACTTGGTGAAGTCGAAGAAACTCTAAAATGGGGTGAACCAAGCTACAATGTAAAAACAGGCAGTCCACTAAGAATGGACTGGAAACTCAAGTCTCCTAACAACTATTACCTTTTCTTTAATTGCCAAACCAAGCTCGTCGATACATTCCGGGAATTGTATGGTGAAGAACTGGTGTTTCAGGGAAATAGAGCAATAGTTCTGTCCTTATCGGAACCGATACCAGAAAGAGTGATTAAGTCCTGTTTAGAGTTGGCTTTAACCTATCAGCAGCGTAAAAACTTACCTCTTTTAGGTGCGTAA
- the tdh gene encoding L-threonine 3-dehydrogenase: MKIKALSKLKPEQGIWMTEVDKPEMGHNDLLIRIKKTAICGTDVHIYNWDEWSQKTIPVPMVVGHEYVGEVVDMGQEVRGFNVGDRVSGEGHITCGHCRNCRGGRTHLCRNTIGVGVNREGAFAEYLVIPAFNAFKIPDDISDDVASIFDPFGNAVHTALSFDLVGEDVLITGAGPIGIMAAAVAKHVGARHVVITDVNEYRLDLAREMGVTRAVNVSKENLTDVMAELGMKEGFDVGMEMSGNPAAFNSMLSSMNHGGKIALLGIPPSDMAIDWNQVIFKGLIIKGIYGREMFETWYKMATLIQSGLDLTPIITHHYKIDDFQQGFDVMRSGQSGKVILDWE; encoded by the coding sequence ATGAAAATTAAAGCTCTTTCTAAATTAAAGCCTGAACAAGGCATCTGGATGACTGAAGTAGACAAGCCTGAAATGGGGCATAACGATCTGCTTATTCGTATTAAGAAAACCGCGATTTGTGGTACTGACGTTCATATCTACAACTGGGACGAATGGTCACAAAAAACAATCCCTGTACCTATGGTTGTTGGTCATGAGTACGTAGGTGAAGTGGTTGATATGGGTCAGGAAGTGCGAGGCTTTAACGTCGGCGATCGCGTTTCTGGTGAAGGTCATATTACCTGTGGTCACTGTCGTAACTGTCGTGGTGGCCGTACTCACTTATGTCGTAACACTATCGGTGTTGGTGTAAACCGTGAAGGTGCATTTGCGGAATACCTTGTGATCCCTGCGTTTAATGCATTCAAAATTCCTGATGATATTTCAGATGACGTAGCGTCTATTTTCGACCCATTTGGTAATGCAGTGCACACAGCGCTTTCATTCGATTTAGTGGGTGAAGATGTATTGATCACAGGTGCTGGTCCAATCGGCATCATGGCTGCGGCTGTAGCAAAACACGTGGGTGCGCGTCACGTAGTGATCACAGATGTAAACGAATACCGCTTAGATCTTGCTCGTGAAATGGGCGTGACTCGTGCGGTTAACGTTTCAAAAGAAAACCTTACCGATGTAATGGCAGAGCTTGGTATGAAAGAAGGCTTTGATGTTGGTATGGAAATGTCGGGTAATCCGGCAGCCTTCAACAGCATGCTATCAAGCATGAACCACGGTGGTAAAATTGCACTGTTAGGTATTCCACCATCAGACATGGCAATTGATTGGAACCAAGTGATCTTCAAAGGTTTGATCATCAAGGGTATCTACGGTCGTGAAATGTTTGAAACTTGGTACAAGATGGCAACACTGATCCAATCAGGTTTAGATCTCACACCAATTATCACTCACCACTACAAGATCGATGACTTCCAACAGGGCTTTGATGTGATGCGCTCTGGTCAATCAGGTAAAGTGATCCTTGATTGGGAATAA
- a CDS encoding VF530 family DNA-binding protein, with the protein MQEQQQNAQPAKKEKELTLEQRLLQNNPLHGLSLEKMLTELVEHYGWEILDTAMRFNCFNTKPSIASSVKYLKKTQWAREKLEAFYLSRFKRMPRPTAAEREIPPRMRTFADGIVPREPMELTVDSILASQAKAASAYKERASRGRSNSRGGNQRSGSRPPRR; encoded by the coding sequence ATGCAAGAACAACAACAGAATGCTCAACCTGCTAAGAAAGAAAAAGAATTAACCCTAGAGCAACGACTATTACAGAACAACCCACTTCATGGTTTAAGCCTAGAGAAAATGCTAACTGAGCTTGTTGAACACTATGGTTGGGAGATCTTAGACACGGCAATGCGCTTTAACTGCTTCAATACCAAACCATCGATTGCCAGCAGTGTGAAATACCTGAAAAAAACACAGTGGGCGAGAGAGAAATTAGAGGCATTCTACCTTTCTCGTTTCAAACGCATGCCGCGACCAACAGCAGCAGAACGTGAAATTCCGCCTCGTATGCGTACTTTTGCTGATGGTATTGTGCCACGTGAACCAATGGAATTAACCGTTGATTCTATTCTAGCTTCTCAAGCAAAAGCGGCATCAGCATATAAAGAGCGTGCATCTCGAGGTCGCAGTAATAGCCGTGGTGGTAATCAACGTAGTGGTAGCCGTCCACCACGTCGATAA
- a CDS encoding YaiI/YqxD family protein produces MKIWVDADACPNVVKEILFRAADRTKVNVTLVANQYIRVPPSPFIRSTQVEQGFDVADNYIVQQAEAGDLIITADIPLADEVITKGAHALNPRGEMYTKDTIKQRLQMRDFMETMRSSGVQTGGPAPLSQADRQNFANKLDAFLAKNHKPQ; encoded by the coding sequence ATGAAAATTTGGGTTGATGCTGATGCTTGCCCTAACGTGGTAAAAGAAATCCTATTTCGTGCCGCAGACAGAACCAAAGTAAACGTCACGCTGGTGGCAAACCAATATATCCGAGTACCACCATCACCGTTTATTCGCTCGACACAAGTAGAGCAAGGCTTTGATGTGGCAGATAACTACATCGTGCAGCAAGCCGAAGCAGGGGATTTAATCATTACTGCCGATATTCCACTGGCTGATGAAGTGATCACCAAAGGTGCACATGCTTTAAACCCTCGTGGCGAAATGTACACCAAAGACACCATTAAGCAGCGTTTACAAATGCGTGACTTCATGGAAACCATGCGCAGCAGTGGGGTACAAACAGGTGGTCCTGCACCACTTAGCCAAGCGGATCGCCAAAATTTTGCTAATAAATTAGATGCGTTTTTAGCTAAGAATCACAAGCCACAATAA
- a CDS encoding glycine C-acetyltransferase, whose translation MTSAFYTQIQQQLEDVKKEGLYKSERVITSAQQASVSIQSGEEVLNFCANNYLGLANHPDLIQAAKDGMDEHGFGMASVRFICGTQDAHKELERKLSDFLGMEDTILYTSCFDANAGLFETILDAEDAIISDALNHASIIDGVRLCKAMRFRYANNNMSELEQQLIAAKEAGARNTLIVTDGVFSMDGVVANLPAICDLAEKYGALVMVDDSHAVGFMGANGRGTHEYHNVMDRIDIITGTLGKAMGGASGGYTAGKKEVIDWLRQRSRPYLFSNSVAPAIVSASNRVIDLLAESGELRDRLWENSAHFRKRMTEAGFTMAGADHAIIPIMLGDAKVAAEFAERALAKGIYVIGFSFPVVPKGQARIRTQMSAAHSPEQLDKAIDAFIEVGKEMGII comes from the coding sequence ATGACTTCTGCATTCTATACCCAAATCCAACAGCAACTTGAAGATGTGAAAAAAGAAGGATTGTACAAATCTGAGCGTGTGATCACGTCTGCGCAACAAGCATCAGTATCAATCCAATCGGGTGAAGAAGTCTTAAACTTTTGTGCCAATAACTACCTTGGTTTAGCGAACCATCCTGATCTTATCCAAGCTGCTAAAGATGGCATGGATGAACACGGTTTTGGTATGGCATCGGTACGTTTTATTTGTGGTACGCAAGATGCGCACAAAGAGCTAGAGCGTAAGTTATCTGATTTTCTTGGTATGGAAGACACGATCCTTTACACATCGTGTTTCGATGCTAACGCAGGTTTGTTTGAAACCATTCTTGATGCAGAAGATGCAATCATTTCAGATGCACTAAACCATGCTTCAATCATTGATGGCGTTCGACTATGTAAAGCGATGCGTTTCCGTTATGCCAACAACAACATGAGCGAACTTGAGCAACAATTAATTGCAGCGAAAGAAGCTGGTGCGCGTAATACGCTTATCGTAACTGATGGTGTGTTCTCAATGGACGGTGTAGTTGCAAACCTACCTGCAATTTGTGATTTGGCGGAAAAATACGGCGCATTGGTCATGGTGGATGATTCTCACGCAGTGGGCTTTATGGGCGCAAATGGTCGTGGTACGCACGAATACCATAATGTGATGGATCGTATCGACATCATCACAGGTACGCTAGGTAAAGCAATGGGTGGTGCATCAGGCGGTTACACGGCTGGTAAAAAAGAGGTGATTGACTGGTTACGTCAACGCTCTCGTCCGTACTTGTTCTCTAACTCAGTCGCACCTGCAATTGTGTCAGCATCGAATCGTGTTATCGATCTACTAGCAGAAAGCGGTGAGCTTCGTGATCGCCTATGGGAAAACTCTGCACACTTCCGTAAGCGTATGACAGAAGCTGGCTTTACAATGGCTGGTGCTGATCATGCGATCATTCCAATCATGCTAGGTGATGCAAAAGTTGCAGCAGAATTTGCTGAACGCGCGCTTGCTAAAGGTATTTACGTGATTGGCTTCTCTTTCCCTGTTGTACCAAAAGGTCAAGCACGTATTCGTACTCAAATGTCTGCGGCACATTCTCCAGAGCAACTTGATAAAGCCATCGATGCATTTATCGAAGTTGGTAAAGAGATGGGCATCATCTAA